In Camelus bactrianus isolate YW-2024 breed Bactrian camel chromosome 18, ASM4877302v1, whole genome shotgun sequence, one DNA window encodes the following:
- the EMP2 gene encoding epithelial membrane protein 2 has translation MLVLLAFIIVFHITSAALLFIATIDNAWWVGEEFFVDIWRVCVNNTNCTEIDDSFQEFSTIQAVQATMILSTILSCIAFLIFVLQLFRLKQGERFVLTSIIQLMACLCVMIAASIYTDRREDIHKNNWRLYSQTSDGTYGYSYILAWVAFAFTFISGLMYLILRKRK, from the exons ATGTTGGTGCTTCTGGCTTTCATCATCGTTTTCCACATCACCTCCGCGGCGTTGCTGTTCATTGCCACCATCGACAAT GCCTGGTGGGTAGGAGAGGAGTTTTTTGTGGATATCTGGAGAGTCTGTGTCAACAACACAAACTGTACAGAAATCGATGACTCCTTTCAAG AATTCTCCACGATACAGGCGGTGCAGGCCACCATGATCCTGTCCACCATCCTCAGCTGCATCGCCTTTCTGATCTTCGTGCTTCAGCTCTTCCGCCTCAAGCAGGGAGAGAGATTTGTTTTAACCTCCATCATCCAGCTCATGGCAT GCCTGTGTGTCATGATTGCAGCTTCCATTTATACAGACCGGCGCGAAGACATTCACAAGAACAACTGGAGACTGTATTCCCAGACCTCGGACGGCACATACGGCTACTCCTACATCCTGGCCTGGGTGGCCTTTGCTTTTACCTTCATCAGCGGCCTCATGTACCTGATACTCAGGAAGCGTAAATAG